Genomic segment of Desulfovibrio sp.:
GGAAGTGGAGATGGACAACTACGGAATCGGCGGCACTACGGTCACCGAGATACGTAAAAAAAAGTAACCTTTTCAGAGCCGGAAGTACGGCTCACTCACTCAATCACCCAGCTTTCTTGAAGGTTGCACTCGAGTATCGCCCCAAATAAGTGGGGCGCTTTGCCATCCAATTGTCATCGGCCTGCCTCTGGATAGTTGCTTTATTGGGGGACATTCCTTCTCGAAAAATCGAGGAGGCATGCCCATGCTCCATCTTGAGGGATTGGCCAAAAGCTTCAATGGCCGTAATGCCCTGCACCCAACAACCCTTACCTTCCACGCCGGGCAGTTCAGCGTTCTTCTGGGCCCATCCGGCGCCGGGAAATCGACTCTGCTGCGCTGCCTGAACCAGCTCAACGAGCCAAGCAGCGGCAGCATCTTCTGCGACAGCATCGGTCGGGTGGACACGCGGGATAAGCGACGCGCCTTGCGCCTCATGACCGGTTTCGTATTCCAACAGCATCAGCTCATTCTCAGGCAGACCGCCCTTGGCAACGTGCTCAACGGACGACTCGGCTACCGCCCCCTCTGGCGCAGCCTGTTTCCGTGGAGAAGAGAGGAAACCGAACAAGGGCTGCACTGCCTTGAGCGCGTCGGACTTTTGGAGTTCGCCCTGACCAGGGCCGGGTCGCTCTCCGGCGGCCAACAACAGCGTGTTGGCATTGCCCGCGCGCTGGCCCAGCGTCCTCGTATTCTCCTGGCCGATGAGCCCGTGGCCAGCCTAGACCCTACCAAGTCAACGGAAATTCTCGAATTGCTGCATCGCATCTGCAGGGAAGACGGGATTTGCGCCGTGGTGAGCCTGCATCAGGTCGATCTGGCTATCCGTTTTGCCGACCGGATTGTTGCCCTGAAAGAGGGGCAAGTGGTTTTTGATGACACTCCGGACGCGCTCGACGACAGGGCTCTCGAATCCATCTATTCTTCGCAACCTCGCGGACAGGATTCCCCTGTACCGCAGCTCTCCATCCCCGGCTACCTCACGCCTATCGAAACCGAAGCCGCTCTCACGGGATGAAGCGATAATAAACCAAGCACCCAGGAGAACCTATGCGCACCATCATCGCTTGCGTGGTTACTGCCGTAACTATGCTTTTCTGCTCCGCTGCCTTCGCGGCCAACCCCGACCCCGAGACCCTGAAGGTGGCTCTGCTGCCGGATGAAAGTCCGAGCACCGTGATCAAGAACAACAAAGCCCTCAAGGACTATTTGGAGAAAAGCCTGGGCAAGAAGATCGAACTCGTGGTGACAACGGACTACTCGTCAATGATTGAGGCCATGCGCAACGGCCGTCTCGACTTGGCCTTCTTCGGCCCCCTTTCCTACGTGTTGGCCAAATCCAAAAGCCAGATCGAGCCCTTCGCGGCCATGCAGAAGAAGGGCAAGGCCACATACCGCGCCGTGGTTATAGCCAACACCTCTTCCGGAATAGAGAAGATCGAGGATATCGCAGGGAAAAAAATGGCATACGGAGATACTGCGTCCACCTCATCGCACCTCATCCCCAAATCCATGCTCAAGTCAAAGGGTTTGGAGCACAAAAAGAACTATGAGGAACACTTTCTTGGCAGCCACGACGCTGTTGCCCTGAATGTCCAGAACAACAACGCTCAGGCCGGTGGTCTCTCAGAGTCAATCTTCTCCATGCTGGTCGAGAAAGGCACTATCTCCAAGGACAAAGTGAAGGTTGTAGCCGTCTCCGAGGAGTTCCCCGAATATCCCTGGACCATGCGCTCAGACCTCTCCCCCACGCTCAAAGAGAAAATCGCTTCCGTATTCATCGGCCTAAAGGATCCCGAGGTACTCAAGCCTTTCAAGGCCGACGGCTTCGTGGCCATCACAGACAAAGATTACGATGCGGTCCGCGAGTTGGCCAAGGTGCTCAACCTCGATCTGGCGAAGATGTAGCCATGTCCGTGACCTTCGACTCCATTATCGGCGAACGGCAGAACGCCTACCGCCGGAATCTCACTCGAGGCGGTGTCATCCTCCTGGCTGTGGGGATGTGCCTGGCCCACTCCGGGCTTTTCGACGTGAACCGGCTGACCGAAGGCGGACCTGCCCTGCTCCGGCTGCTGGGCGAGATGCTGCCGCCTGATTTCAGCAATATTGGGACCTGGGGGAAACCCCTCCTGGACACCTTGGCTATGAGCGTTGCCGGCACTTTCCTGGCTGTCTGCTTGTCCATCCCAATCGGTTTTCTTGCAGCGACAAATTCATCACCAAATCCCGCCGTACGGCGAATGGCCCGGGGAGTTCTCAACTTCCTGCGCTCTGTACCCGAACTCATCATGGGCATCGTGTTCGTGGCCGCAGTCGGGTTCGGGGCTCTGCCAGGCGTGCTGGCCCTAGGGCTTCACTCCGTGGGGATGGTGGGAAAATTCTTTGCCGAATCCGTGGAGCACTGCGACGTCCGGCCGGTTGAAGCCGTGCGAGCGGCCGGGGCCTCCCGGCTGCAGGTGATACTGCATGGCATGCTCCCCCAGGTTATTCCTCAGATGGCGGATATTACGGTCTACAGGTGGGAGTACAACTTCAGAGCTTCCACAGTCATGGGCATGGTGGGCGCGGGCGGCATCGGTTTCGAGCTGATGGCCTCGCTACGGTTGATGCAATACCAGGAAGTGGCGGCCATCCTCCTGGTGATACTCGCGATGGTCACTGTGGTGGACGCGCTGGGATCATGGCTCAGGAGGAAATTCGTATGAAAAAGAAGCCTCTGGTTGTGATCACTCATTGGGTACATCCTCAAGTTTTGTCATACCTTGAGCGACACTGCCGGGTTCTGCCCAATGAGTCCCGGGAGAGTCTGCCCAGGGAAGAACTCTTCTCCAGACTAACCCACGCGGATGCGGTCATGATGTTCATGCCGGACTGGGTGGATCAGGAACTGCTTGACCATGCCCCCAAGCTCAAGGTCATCGGAGCGGCGCTTAAGGGTTTCGACAATTTCGACGTCAAGAGCATCACTGCTCGCGGCATATGGCTGACCAACGTGCCTGACCTTTTAACCGTACCTACCGCAGAATTGGCCATTGGCCTCATGCTGGCACTAAGCCGCAATGTGCTTGCAGGGGACCGCCGTGTCCGATCAGGGAACTTCCAGGGATGGCGGCCGAGCTTATACGGCACTGGAATACAGGGGCGGACTGTCGGCATCATCGGGCTGGGCAAATTGGGTCAGGCTGTTGCGCAACGTCTGATAGGATGGGAAGCCAGGGTCCTGGGGTACGATCCCGTCCCCTTGCCGGACGACAAGGCGCGCGAGTTGCGCCTGGAACAGTTGGAACTGGACGAGTTGCTAGGCCTCGCCGACCATGTTCTACTGCTTTCTCCCTTGACTGAGAGTTCGCACCATCTTCTGAATGCAAAGCGACTGGCTACAATGAAATCTGGCAGCTTTTTGATAAACGCCGGGCGTGGTTCGTGCGTAGACGAAGCTGCAGTGGCGAAGGCTTTGGAAAATGGGCGACTGAATGGTTATTCTGCGGATGTGTTTGAATTCGAAGACTGGATTCTACCCGGCCGTCCCGCCACTCTTTCCGGTGAACTCCTCTCCAAGCTGGATCAAACGCTTTTCACTCCCCACCTGGGGTCCGCAGTCGAAGAGGTGCGTTTGGCAATCGCCATGGAAGCAGCGGAAAACATCGTCGACGCTCTTCAGCAGCAACAGCCCAGGTGCGCCGTCAATTCGCCAGGCACCATTTAGGGGGGCCCAACCAAAGTTCTGTCAGCCTAGAAACGGCAGGTCCACGAAAAGCAGGAAGCCGTTGGCGCCAAGAAATACGCCCATCCCGGCCGACACCAAAGAAAGCCACAGGGTCTTGCGCGAGCCGGAGATGATGGACACCGAGGCCAGGATGATGGCCAGCTGGAGGAGCACCTCGGAATAATCGAAGTAGGGATCCTTCTTCATGCTCCGGTCCCGCTCTTCCTCATGGTGCGCGGCCTTCCGGGCGATCTCGGTTTTATCCTGGGCGAAGCGGGTCTCTTCAGCGGCCAGTTGTTCCAGAAGTTTCTCGAAGCGCTCACGGGCCGCCGGACTCTGACTCTCGCGAGAAGCCAACTCCACTTCCAGGATGGAACGCTCCAGTTTATAGAAATGCTCGCGTTGGGCCTTGGCCTGGTAGTGGGCCCACTGGTTGGTGACTTTCTGCTGCTCCATCATCATTTCCTTGGCCGCATTGCTGCCGCCAAGGGCGCAAATGGACAACACCACAGCGTATATGGCCGTGAGCAGGGCCACCCGTTTTGAAAAGCGCTTGTCCGCGCTCTCCTCGGCCTTCTCTGCAATCTCCCCTATCTGTTCGACTTCAGGACATTCCGCCATGGCATCTCTCTCTTCGTCATCCCAAGGTGCGGGTCCGGTGGGATCGCACCGCACCCCATCCATGACTAGAAATTGAAATTCAGCCTTTCGCGCAGCTCCTCGATAGTGGTCCTAGCGGCCTGACGAGCCCGTTCGTTGCCGTCGCGCAGAATATCCCAGGCCAGGTCCGGGTTCTTGTCCAGCTCGGCCCGGCGCTCCTGGAAGGGGCCCAGGAACTCGCACAGGTTGGCGGTCATTATCTTCTTGCACTCGCCGCATCCCATGGCTGCGGTGCGGCAGTCCCTGGCGATGCGCTGGCACTCCTCCACCGGGGTGAACAGCTCGTGGTAGGGATAGAGGTTGCACTCGTCGGGTTCGCCAGGGTCCTTTAAGCGGGCACGCTTCACGCAGGTGAGCATGGTGGAGACCTTCTTGCGCACCTCGTCCAGATTCTCGCCCAGTGAAATCGAGTTGCCGTAGCTCTTGGACATTTTGCGACCGTCAAGGCCGGGAAGCTTGGGTGATTTGGTCAGCTTGGCCTCGGGTTCGGGGAATATGTTCCCCCAGAAGTGGTTGGCCCGGCGGGCGATCTCGCGGGTGAGCTCCAGATGCGGCAGCTGGTCCTGGCCCACAGGCACCCACTTGGGCTTGTAGATAAGGATGTCCGAGGCCATGAGCACGGGATACCCCAGAAATCCGTAAGTGGAGAGGTCCTTGGTGCCATCAAGCTGGTCTCGCACGTCCTTGTAGGTGGGACAGCGCTCCAGCCAGCTCACCGGGGTGATCATGGACATGAGCAGGTGCAACTCGGCATGCTCCTTCACCTGGGACTGCTGGAACATGACGCACCGAGCCGGATCGAGCCCGGAAGCGACCCAGTCGGTGACCAGGCCGGGTACGAAGCCCTTCACTCTCGCGGGATCGGCGTACTCCGTGGTCAGGGCGTGCCAGTCAGCCACGAAGAAGAAACACTGGTGGTCCTTGTGCAGTTCCACCCAGCTGTCCAGAACGCCGAAATAGTGTCCGAGGTGCAGGGGGCCGGTAGGGCGCATGCCCGATACGATTCGGTTATTGGCGGTCATGTCGGCTCGCTAGATCAGAAGGTTGTAAAGATATGACACCACGGGCCCGAGGACGCGCCCCAGGATGCCGCTGATGGCAAGAAGAATCACGATGACGAATCCCCAGCGTTCCTTGAGCGACAATTCATAGGCCCACCGCGCTGGCAAAAGCCCCATAAGCAAATGCCCGCCATCCAGGGGAGGGATGGGGAGCAGATTGAACACCCCCAGAGCAAGGTTCACCTGCACGCTGGCGACAGTCATGTAGAGAAGCGGGAGCAGGAAGTAGGCCCTGACAGCGGGGTCGCTTATCAGGTGCGCCGTGTTTTGGATGCCATCGAGAGCAAGGGCCGACAACACGGCAAGCACGAAATTCGACGCCGGACCGGCCGCCGAGACCAGCACCATGCCCATGCGGGGATTCTTGAAATAACGTCCGTCCACGGGCACGGGCTTGGCCCAGCCGATCATCTGGGTAAGCACGAAGGCCAGAAGGCCCAAGGGATCCAGATGCTTCAGCGGGTTGAGCGTCAGACGCCCCGCCAGCCTCGCGGTGGGGTCGCCCAGGAGAGCGGCCACCGCGCCGTGGGAAACCTCGTGGAAGGTGACTGCCATGAGCATGGGCGGGGCAAAGATGGCCAGTTTCAACAGAAACTGGCTCATGTCCTCAAAAAGCATGGGCAGGGGCTAGCATGAACCCCACGGGAGGGCAAGGGGACGCGGCCGGGGAGCCCCGGCCGCGTAGGGTTTTGAGAGAATGATTACGCGCTGGCCGTGGCCTTGTCCAAGGCCAGTGTCACCTTGGACTTGAGCTCGGTCAAGTCCACCGATTTCACCACGTAGTAATCCGCGGCAATGGATTTGAGGTCATGTTGAAATGAATCATACGCGGTGGAGAGGATCACGGGAATGGCCTGGTCCTTACCCCGGATCTCCTGCAGAAGGTCCAGGCCGGAACGGTTAGGCCCGAGCTTGATGTCCAAAACCACCACCGCCGGTTTCTCCCTGTCGAGCACGGCAAGGATGGGTTCCTCCCCGTCGGAGGTGGCCACTTCATATCCTTCACCTTCAAGCTCCTCTTGGTAGAGCATGCGGATGTGCTTCTCGTCGTCCACCACTAGGACCTTTTTCGAACTCATGGAGACCTCCGGAGCTTGGCGCGTCTCGCGCTTTCACACCAACACCATATGCTCAAAAACAAGGGTCGGGTCAACACGTTTCGCTGCCGCGCCAGCGCTTGCCCAAAGCGGACTCTCGCGGTAGGACCTCCCCCATGATAACCGTTGTCCTTGAATCCACGGGGGAGCGGATTGAGTTCCGCCGCCTCAATACAGTCACCCAGCTTCTTGGAAAGCTCAAGCTCAAACCGAGCGAAGTTCTGGTCATCCGTGGCCGAGAGCTGCTCACCCCCGACCGTAAAGTTGGCCATGAAGGCGAAATCCGCGTACGCCACGTGGTCTCCAGGGGATAGGCGAACATGAAGTGCCGTCGCTGCGGGGAACTTGCCCAAGTGGCCCTCCCCAGTCATCATACCGGATTTTGCGCGCCCTGCTTCGAGACCTATTTCCTCCGCCAGGTTGAAAGAGGCATCCACGAGCATAAACAGTTCAGCCACGAGGATCGCGTGGTCCTGGCGGTGTCCGGCGGCAAAGATTCACTGGGTCTGCTGCTCGCACTCACTGAATTGGGCTACACCATTACAGCGCTGCACATCGACCTGGGAATTCCTGTTTCCTCGGAAAACGCCAGGAGTACTGTCGAAAGCTTTTGCGCCGAGCACGGCATCGCCTGTCACATCCTGGAGATGGCCCAGAAGGGGCTGCCCATTCCCGAGGTGAAGAAAATCATAAGGCGCCCCATCTGTTCGATGTGCGGCAAAATAAAGCGCCACTGGTTCAACAGATTCGCATTCGAAAACGGATTCGACGTCCTGGCGACCGGGCACAACCTGGACGACGAGGCCGCCCGGCTCTTCGCCAACACCATTCGCTGGGACCAAGCCTACCTGGCCGGGCAAGGGCCGGTAAAACCAGGGGAAGGCCGCTTCGTGAAAAAGGTCAAGCCCCTGTGCCGGGTGACCGAGTACGAGACAGCTGTATGGTGCTTTCTCAAGGGCATCGAGCATGTGCTGGCCGCCTGTCCGTATTCCGGTGGGGCGAGTTTCACCGGGCACAAGAAATTATTGGCCGACCTCGAGGAGAGAAGCCCGGGCATGAAGATGCAATTCTACGAACATTTCCTGCGAAACGGCAAACCGGCCTTCGAGGCCATGACGCTCTCCGCTCCTGCGCTCAGAGAGTGCGCTGAATGCGGGTTCCCGTCTTCCCTTGAGCTGTGCGGGGTGTGCCGGATCAAGGCGCAGTTGGAGACGTAGCTGATGGAACTCTCCGCATGGGTTGCCAGCCGGGAGCGTGGTGCGCTGAAACGCGTCAGAACTGTTGGCCTGGGGCTGGCTGGAATTTTGTTCATCCTGACGGTTTGGCTCGGCTGGCGCGAAGCCAGGCTGACATCGTTATCCCAACACGTTGAAGGGGCCTTACAGGCTGAGAACAGACACACTACGCGTCTTCGCCTCAAGGCGCTGTCCCAAGTCATCTACCTGGCCAAAGTCCGTGCAAACAGCCTCCTCGCAGACATGACTGACAAGTCTGACCTATCTGCCCCATGTCTCCAACTTAATTGTATGCGAAGCCTGGACGCTTCCTCGGCATGTGTTGTTGCTTGGGAGACTAACCTGACGAGGATATGGAAGGCAGCGTTCTCTCTCGACGCCCCTCCCACTGGGGCAGAGATGCAAAGGGACGTTTGGGGGGCGCCCTATCTTCTCGACCAATCTGAAGCCTCATGCGGAAACTACGGAGCGTGGTGCCCACACGATGTGGTCAGCAGCGCCGGCCCTGACAGTAAGCCCAACACGGATGATGACATCCACGAGACAATCCCCCAGCACTTGGGACCTTCACGCGTCAAACTGAACGGTTCGTCACCCTCCCAATAACCACACCAGATTTCCACCCGGCCGCACTCTCCCCGCTGGGCATCCCCCGCAATGTCCAGATGCCGCGTTCTCGGCCAGTTTGGTTTTGTCCGGTCCCGACACGAGGAAGAAAACGTTTCTGGCAGCATTGATGACAGGCAAGGTGAGGGTCAGACGAGATACCAGCGGGGTCGCTCCAGCATAGGTGACGGGAAGAACCCAGCGCACGCGCTCATCCAGGGCTGGCTGGCCAGGAAAGAGGGACGCCGTATGGCCGTCGCCCCCAAGACCAAGATGAATCACATCGAACTCGGGGATCGCCCCATCCCCGAAGAAACGCCGGAGCATGTTTTCATAGGTCCACGCAGCCTTTTCAGGATCGACCATTCCAACCGGCACTTTCTGGACTGCCCCTGAACCTACGCTCTCAGTCTGATTTGTGTTTTCGTTGGGCACCTGCTCCACCCACATGGGGTGGATGTTGCTCGTTGGAAGAGACACACGGGAGAGCAGACGCTCCCAGGCCAGACGGTAATTGCTTTCCGGTGCATCCAGCGGGACCAGGCGTTCATCCACCCAGAATATGTGCACCTTGTCCCAGGGCAATCCCTGCTCTGCAAGAAGTTCGAAATACCGACCCGGAGTGGACCCGCCAGACAATGCCAATGCGGCCCTTCCACGTTCCGCAACTGCCTCGCGAACAGCCTCCGCTGTCAGGAGCGCCGCCCTGAAGCTTGCGGCCTCTTGGTCCGCGAAGCGCTCAAGACTACCGGCGCTCATTGCCAACAACATCCCTAAAATAGTTCAAGTGGACCATGTTCGAATCCCTTGGCCCCCAGCTGCCGGCGGGATAGAACTTGAGATATTTCTCCATTTCGTCGCACTGGTCGCACATTTCCAGAATGGGAGTCAGATATCCCCAGGACAGTTCCACCCCGTCCTGGCGCCAGAAGAGCATGTGGTCGCCCAGCATGCAGTCCAGAATCACCTTTTCATAGGAATCCAGGGCCGGCCCTGTGAAGCCCTCCTTGAAATCGAAGCTCATGGACGCTGAGCGCAGGCAGAAGCCCTCGCCGGACTTTTTGGCCTGAAGTGTCAGGTTTATTCCTTCATTGGGATAGATTTCCATGATGAGCCGGTTGGCCAAGACGCGCTCCCCAACAATATCACGGTAGATGGAATGCGGCACTTCCTTGAACTGCACCACGACACGCGTGATTTTCTCGGCCAGGCGCTTTCCGGAGCAGATATAGAAGGGCACGCCCTGCCAGCGCCAGTTATCTATATAAGCCTTAAGCATAGCGAAAGTCGGCGTGATGGAACCGGGCGCCACATTCGGCTCTTCCCGGTAGCCGGGCATGGAGCCATCCGCACTGGCCGAGTACTGGCCCAGCACCAGCTGCCCAAAACCCTTTTCCGGGTCGAACGGCCGCAGGCTGCGATAAACCTTGGTTTTCTCGTCCAGCACCTCGCGAGCACGAAACACCGAGGGGGGTTCCATGGCGGCCAGGGCCAGAAGCTGCATCATGTGATTCTGGAACATGTCACGCAAGACCCCGGACTGCTCATAATAGCCGGCCCGGTGCTCAACTCCCAATTCTTCCGCAGCCACGATGGACACGTAGTCAACATAGTTGCGGTTCCACACAGGTTCGAACACGGCGTTGGCGAAGCGAAACAACAGGACGTTCTGAACTGTTTCCTTGGCCAGGTAATGGTCGATCCGAAATATCTGCTCTTCGGCGAAGTGCTGGTGCATGGCCGCATCCAGAGTGCGGGACGAGGACAGGTCGCGCCCGAAGGGTTTTTCCACCACTATCCTGGTCCACGCGCCCTTGGCCTTATTCCTGGACAGTCCCGCTTCCCCGAGCATCCCGGACACCGGTTCGTAGAGCGTGGGAGGGATTGCCAGGTAGAACATCCGGTTTCCCGGCAAGCTTTGGCTCTCCTCGACTCCGGCCATAAACCGGGCCAGCTCCTGATATCCTTTGAGTGCGTCATACTCCATGGGAAGGTAGTAGATCCTGGACTGAAAAATCTTCCAGTCGATTCCCGCCAGGTTGCCGGAAGACTCCAGCCATTCCCGGACCTTTTCCCGAAATTCGTCCGAGTTCATGGCTGTTCTGGCAGCGCCCACTATGGCGAAGTTGTCCGGCAGGTCACCCACCTCGAAGAGCCTGGCCAGGGCGGGAAAGAGCTTTCGCGAGGACAAGTCTCCAGATGCGCCAAAAATAACAATGGTGCAATCCAGCGGGCGCTCCGTCAGCCTGCACTGCTCGGACTCGACGGATTTGGTCCGGACCGTATCCACGGCTACTTCTCCTTTTTGACCACGGCATGGCCGCCGAATTCATTGCGCAGCCCGGCCAGGACGCGATCCCCGAAGTCGTTATCCTTGCGGGAACGGAAACGTTCCATGAGCGAAAGCGTAAGCACGGGCGCCGGCACGGCATTGTCCACCGCCTCCTGCACGCTCCAGCGGCCCTCGCCGGAATCCTCCACGAAAGCGGCCAGATCGTTAAGCCTTGGGTCCTTGGCGAACATATCCTCGCAGAGTTCGAGCAGCCAGGAGCGCACCACGCTGCCCTGGTTCCACAGGTGCGAAAGCTTCGCGAAATCGAGCCCCTGGGAATAACGCGAGGCGTCCAGGAGGGCGAACCCCTCGGCGTAGGCCTGCATCATGCCGTACTCGATGGCATTGTGAATCATCTTCACGTAATGGCCCGAGCCCGTTTCGCCGCAGTGCATGTAGCCATCGGGCGGGGCCAGGGTCTTAAGGATCGGTTCGATATGCTCAAAGGCCTGGCGCGGACCGCCCACCATGGTGCAGTAGCCTACCTTGAGCCCCCAGATGCCTCCGGACACGCCCGCATCCACGTAGGTGACGCCAAGCTTGGCGAGCTCCGGAGCACGGCGGATGTCATCCGAGAAGCGGGAGTTGCCACCCTCCACCAGGATATCTCCCGGGGCAAGCAGGGGCTTTAGCTCCTCGATATGCTCCTCGGTCACGTTCCCGGCGGGAAGCATGAGCCAGACTACCCGGGGTTTTTCGAGCTTGGAGACGAGTTCCTCCATGGAGTAGGAGGCGATGGCCCCCTCGGCTGCGATCTCGTCGACTTTCGCGGGAGTGCGGTTGTAGGCCACCACTTCGTGTCCGCCCTTCAAGAGGCGGCGGACCATGTTCATACCCATCCGGCCAAGGCCTGCCAGACCGATTCGCATAGGGATCTCCTTTAGGGGATTCTGGGTAGTGCTTACGGGATTTCGGGCGGCGTTGCCAGAGGGAAAAGAATAAAGAAGAACTCGCAGGCAAGACGGGAGGTCAGAGGAGAGATGAGTACCGGCAACCGCCCGGGGACCGGCTATCAATCACCAGGCTTAGCGCCCCTTCCGCATCTGATACTTCACCACGGCACCGTTATGCTCCTCCAGGGACTTGGAGAAGTAGTGCGTTCCGTCGTTTTTCGAAACGAAATACAAATAGTCGTGGGATTCGGGATTTGCCGCGGCCTTGAGCGCTTCCAGGCCGGGGTTGCAGATGGGGCCGGGCGGAAGGCCCGGATGCTGGTAGGTGTTGTAGGGGTTTTTCGGGTCGTCCAGATGCGCCCGTTTCAAATTGCCGTCGAACTTCTCCCCCA
This window contains:
- the phnC gene encoding phosphonate ABC transporter ATP-binding protein — protein: MLHLEGLAKSFNGRNALHPTTLTFHAGQFSVLLGPSGAGKSTLLRCLNQLNEPSSGSIFCDSIGRVDTRDKRRALRLMTGFVFQQHQLILRQTALGNVLNGRLGYRPLWRSLFPWRREETEQGLHCLERVGLLEFALTRAGSLSGGQQQRVGIARALAQRPRILLADEPVASLDPTKSTEILELLHRICREDGICAVVSLHQVDLAIRFADRIVALKEGQVVFDDTPDALDDRALESIYSSQPRGQDSPVPQLSIPGYLTPIETEAALTG
- the phnD gene encoding phosphate/phosphite/phosphonate ABC transporter substrate-binding protein encodes the protein MRTIIACVVTAVTMLFCSAAFAANPDPETLKVALLPDESPSTVIKNNKALKDYLEKSLGKKIELVVTTDYSSMIEAMRNGRLDLAFFGPLSYVLAKSKSQIEPFAAMQKKGKATYRAVVIANTSSGIEKIEDIAGKKMAYGDTASTSSHLIPKSMLKSKGLEHKKNYEEHFLGSHDAVALNVQNNNAQAGGLSESIFSMLVEKGTISKDKVKVVAVSEEFPEYPWTMRSDLSPTLKEKIASVFIGLKDPEVLKPFKADGFVAITDKDYDAVRELAKVLNLDLAKM
- the phnE gene encoding phosphonate ABC transporter, permease protein PhnE; its protein translation is MSVTFDSIIGERQNAYRRNLTRGGVILLAVGMCLAHSGLFDVNRLTEGGPALLRLLGEMLPPDFSNIGTWGKPLLDTLAMSVAGTFLAVCLSIPIGFLAATNSSPNPAVRRMARGVLNFLRSVPELIMGIVFVAAVGFGALPGVLALGLHSVGMVGKFFAESVEHCDVRPVEAVRAAGASRLQVILHGMLPQVIPQMADITVYRWEYNFRASTVMGMVGAGGIGFELMASLRLMQYQEVAAILLVILAMVTVVDALGSWLRRKFV
- a CDS encoding hydroxyacid dehydrogenase, whose protein sequence is MKKKPLVVITHWVHPQVLSYLERHCRVLPNESRESLPREELFSRLTHADAVMMFMPDWVDQELLDHAPKLKVIGAALKGFDNFDVKSITARGIWLTNVPDLLTVPTAELAIGLMLALSRNVLAGDRRVRSGNFQGWRPSLYGTGIQGRTVGIIGLGKLGQAVAQRLIGWEARVLGYDPVPLPDDKARELRLEQLELDELLGLADHVLLLSPLTESSHHLLNAKRLATMKSGSFLINAGRGSCVDEAAVAKALENGRLNGYSADVFEFEDWILPGRPATLSGELLSKLDQTLFTPHLGSAVEEVRLAIAMEAAENIVDALQQQQPRCAVNSPGTI
- a CDS encoding DUF4337 domain-containing protein, which gives rise to MAECPEVEQIGEIAEKAEESADKRFSKRVALLTAIYAVVLSICALGGSNAAKEMMMEQQKVTNQWAHYQAKAQREHFYKLERSILEVELASRESQSPAARERFEKLLEQLAAEETRFAQDKTEIARKAAHHEEERDRSMKKDPYFDYSEVLLQLAIILASVSIISGSRKTLWLSLVSAGMGVFLGANGFLLFVDLPFLG
- the trpS gene encoding tryptophan--tRNA ligase; the protein is MTANNRIVSGMRPTGPLHLGHYFGVLDSWVELHKDHQCFFFVADWHALTTEYADPARVKGFVPGLVTDWVASGLDPARCVMFQQSQVKEHAELHLLMSMITPVSWLERCPTYKDVRDQLDGTKDLSTYGFLGYPVLMASDILIYKPKWVPVGQDQLPHLELTREIARRANHFWGNIFPEPEAKLTKSPKLPGLDGRKMSKSYGNSISLGENLDEVRKKVSTMLTCVKRARLKDPGEPDECNLYPYHELFTPVEECQRIARDCRTAAMGCGECKKIMTANLCEFLGPFQERRAELDKNPDLAWDILRDGNERARQAARTTIEELRERLNFNF
- a CDS encoding site-2 protease family protein — encoded protein: MLFEDMSQFLLKLAIFAPPMLMAVTFHEVSHGAVAALLGDPTARLAGRLTLNPLKHLDPLGLLAFVLTQMIGWAKPVPVDGRYFKNPRMGMVLVSAAGPASNFVLAVLSALALDGIQNTAHLISDPAVRAYFLLPLLYMTVASVQVNLALGVFNLLPIPPLDGGHLLMGLLPARWAYELSLKERWGFVIVILLAISGILGRVLGPVVSYLYNLLI
- a CDS encoding response regulator translates to MSSKKVLVVDDEKHIRMLYQEELEGEGYEVATSDGEEPILAVLDREKPAVVVLDIKLGPNRSGLDLLQEIRGKDQAIPVILSTAYDSFQHDLKSIAADYYVVKSVDLTELKSKVTLALDKATASA
- a CDS encoding TIGR00269 family protein — translated: MKCRRCGELAQVALPSHHTGFCAPCFETYFLRQVERGIHEHKQFSHEDRVVLAVSGGKDSLGLLLALTELGYTITALHIDLGIPVSSENARSTVESFCAEHGIACHILEMAQKGLPIPEVKKIIRRPICSMCGKIKRHWFNRFAFENGFDVLATGHNLDDEAARLFANTIRWDQAYLAGQGPVKPGEGRFVKKVKPLCRVTEYETAVWCFLKGIEHVLAACPYSGGASFTGHKKLLADLEERSPGMKMQFYEHFLRNGKPAFEAMTLSAPALRECAECGFPSSLELCGVCRIKAQLET
- the pgl gene encoding 6-phosphogluconolactonase — protein: MSAGSLERFADQEAASFRAALLTAEAVREAVAERGRAALALSGGSTPGRYFELLAEQGLPWDKVHIFWVDERLVPLDAPESNYRLAWERLLSRVSLPTSNIHPMWVEQVPNENTNQTESVGSGAVQKVPVGMVDPEKAAWTYENMLRRFFGDGAIPEFDVIHLGLGGDGHTASLFPGQPALDERVRWVLPVTYAGATPLVSRLTLTLPVINAARNVFFLVSGPDKTKLAENAASGHCGGCPAGRVRPGGNLVWLLGG
- the zwf gene encoding glucose-6-phosphate dehydrogenase, yielding MDTVRTKSVESEQCRLTERPLDCTIVIFGASGDLSSRKLFPALARLFEVGDLPDNFAIVGAARTAMNSDEFREKVREWLESSGNLAGIDWKIFQSRIYYLPMEYDALKGYQELARFMAGVEESQSLPGNRMFYLAIPPTLYEPVSGMLGEAGLSRNKAKGAWTRIVVEKPFGRDLSSSRTLDAAMHQHFAEEQIFRIDHYLAKETVQNVLLFRFANAVFEPVWNRNYVDYVSIVAAEELGVEHRAGYYEQSGVLRDMFQNHMMQLLALAAMEPPSVFRAREVLDEKTKVYRSLRPFDPEKGFGQLVLGQYSASADGSMPGYREEPNVAPGSITPTFAMLKAYIDNWRWQGVPFYICSGKRLAEKITRVVVQFKEVPHSIYRDIVGERVLANRLIMEIYPNEGINLTLQAKKSGEGFCLRSASMSFDFKEGFTGPALDSYEKVILDCMLGDHMLFWRQDGVELSWGYLTPILEMCDQCDEMEKYLKFYPAGSWGPRDSNMVHLNYFRDVVGNERR